The Malus sylvestris chromosome 12, drMalSylv7.2, whole genome shotgun sequence genome contains a region encoding:
- the LOC126592796 gene encoding uncharacterized protein LOC126592796 has translation MSSLKGLVPMSMAAKRVERVSASGVGEAIAVGSNWYLGFQFGGKICTGALTKWIKKWLVKIDALLASELRTVHKKVSLGPGTTWGKVSLRLEFHIHSLPHTFPELSRKTRFPESFAEPASCKLHQPPNQSSELPFKPQQSHSKTQVF, from the exons ATGAGCAGCTTGAAGGGGTTGGTGCCCATGTCAATGGCTGCCAAGAGGGTTGAAAGGGTCTCTGCGTCCGGCGTTGGGGAGGCCATTGCTGTTGGTAGCAATTGGTATCTGGGTTTTCAATTTGGTGGGAAAATTTGTACAG GAGCATTAACAAAGTGGATTAAAAAGTGGTTAGTCAAAATTGATGCCTTGCTTGCATCAGAACTCAGAACAGTACATAAAAAAGTCTCCCTGGGTCCGGGGACGACTTGGGGAAAGGTAAGTCTCCGGCTCGAGTTCCACATACATTCCCTTCCACATACATTCCCAGAACTTTCCCGGAAAACCAGATTCCCGGAAAGTTTCGCAGAACCTGCATCATGCAAACTCCACCAACCACCAAATCAATCAAGTGAACTACCTTTCAAGCCTCAACAGTCTCACTCAAAGACTCAGGTTTTTTAA
- the LOC126592795 gene encoding uncharacterized protein LOC126592795, whose amino-acid sequence MDREGGSNGGSSYYAVLGIRRDASFSDIRTAYRKLALKWHPDRARSQTAAGEANRRFQQIQEAYSVLSDQAKRSMYDAGLYDPLEEEDQEFCNFMGEMLSMMNNVKDEGDSLEDLQRMFNDMVGGDGMMGFDFGDMNPTANKKPRVGASRGAKSRC is encoded by the exons ATGGACAGAGAAGGAGGATCCAACGGCGGATCTTCCTACTACGCCGTCCTCGGGATCCGCAGGGACGCCTCCTTCTCTGATATCCGCACAGCTTACCGCAAGCTCGCTCTG AAATGGCATCCGGATAGGGCGCGAAGTCAAACGGCGGCGGGAGAAGCCAATCGGCGGTTTCAGCAAATCCAAGAGGCTTACTCCG TTCTCTCGGATCAGGCGAAGCGATCGATGTACGACGCCGGGCTCTACGACCCCCTCGAAGAAGAAGACCAG GAATTTTGCAATTTCATGGGTGAAATGCTGTCCATGATGAACAATGTGAAAGACGAG GGGGACAGTTTGGAAGATCTCCAGAGGATGTTCAACGACATGGTCGGCGGAGACGGGATGATGGGATTCGACTTCGGCGACATGAATCCGACGGCGAACAAGAAGCCACGTGTAGGTGCGTCGAGAGGTGCCAAGTCTCGCTGCTAG
- the LOC126593198 gene encoding importin subunit alpha-1b-like yields MSLRPNARAEVRRNRYKVAVDAEEGRRRREDNMVEIRKNRREESLQKKRREGLQTQQLPSSLHSAGLDKKLEHLPSMVAGVWGDEGTMQLEATTQFRKLLSIERSPPIEEVIQAGVVPRFVEFLMREDFPQLQFEAAWALTNIASGTSDNTRVVIDHGAVPIFVKLLSSPSDDVREQAVWALGNVAGDSPRCRDLVLGNGALLPLLSQLNENAKLSMLRNATWTLSNFCRGKPQPPFEQVKPALPALARLIHSNDEEVLTDACWALSYLSDGTNDKIQAVIESGVCPRLVELLMHPSPSVLIPALRTVGNIVTGDDMQTQVIIQHQALPCLLNLLTNNYKKSIKKEACWTISNITAGNKEQIRAVVEANIIGPLVNLLQNAEFDIKKEAAWAISNATSGGSHEQIKFLVSQGCIKPLCDLLVCPDPRIVTVCLEGLENILKVGEAEKNLGTTGGVNLYAQAIEDADGLEKIESLQSHDNTEIYEKAVKMLETYWLEDDDETMPPGDAAPTTFNFGGNDVPTVPSGGFNFG; encoded by the exons ATGTCGTTGAGGCCGAACGCGAGGGCGGAGGTCCGCCGGAACAGGTACAAGGTGGCTGTGGACGCGGAGGAGGGGCGGCGTCGGAGGGAGGACAATATGGTGGAGATCAGGAAGAACCGCAGAGAAGAGAGCCTCCAGAAGAAGCGCCGCGAGGGGCTTCAAACCCAGCAATTGCCCTCCAGTCTTCACTCCGCCGGTCTGGATAAGAAG CTAGAGCATCTACCATCCATGGTTGCTGGTGTTTGGGGTGATGAGGGCACTATGCAGCTTGAGGCAACAACCCAGTTTAGGAAGTTGCTTTCAATTG AACGTAGCCCTCCGATTGAGGAAGTCATACAAGCGGGTGTCGTTCCTCGCTTTGTTGAGTTTCTAATGAGGGAGGATTTTCCACAACTTCAG TTTGAGGCTGCTTGGGCTCTTACAAATATTGCTTCTGGGACATCTGATAATACAAGGGTGGTAATTGATCATGGAGCTGTTCCGATATTTGTGAAACTGCTCAGTTCTCCAAGTGATGATGTTCGTGAGCAG GCTGTTTGGGCATTGGGAAATGTTGCTGGTGATTCCCCTAGATGCCGTGATCTTGTACTTGGTAATGGGGCTTTGCTTCCATTGCTTTCACAGCTTAATGAGAATGCAAAGCTCTCTATGCTGAGAAACGCAACCTGGACACTGTCAAATTTTTGCAGGGGCAAACCACAGCCTCCATTTGAACAG GTTAAGCCTGCCCTTCCTGCTCTTGCGCGTTTGATTCATTCAAACGATGAAGAAGTCTTGACTGATGCTTGTTGGGCTCTTTCATACCTTTCTGATGGTACAAATGACAAAATCCAAGCCGTTATTGAATCTGGAGTGTGCCCCCGGCTTGTTGAGCTTTTAAT GCATCCATCTCCATCAGTTCTCATTCCTGCTCTCCGCACAGTTGGAAATATTGTTACTGGAGATGATATGCAAACTCAG GTTATCATCCAACATCAAGCTCTTCCTTGCCTGCTAAATCTTTTGACTAACAATTACAAAAAGAGCATCAAGAAGGAAGCTTGCTGGACTATTTCAAATATCACAGCCGGAAACAAGGAACAGATCCGG GCTGTAGTTGAGGCTAATATAATCGGCCCTCTTGTTAATCTGCTTCAAAATGCTGAGTTTGATATAAAGAAAGAGGCTGCATGGGCAATCTCAAATGCTACATCTGGTGGTTCTCATGAGCagataaa GTTTCTAGTTAGTCAAGGGTGTATCAAGCCACTGTGTGATCTTCTTGTTTGCCCAGATCCTAGAATTGTTACAGTTTGTTTAGAAGGCCTGGAGAACATTTTGAAGGTTGGTGAAGCCGAGAAGAACTTGGGTACTACTGGAGGTGTGAATCTCTATGCTCAGGCGATTGAAGATGCTGATGGTTTGGAGAAAATTGAGTCTCTGCAGAGTCATGACAATACAGAGATTTATGAGAAGGCAGTAAAGATGCTCGAGACATATTGGTTGGAGGACGACGATGAAACAATGCCACCAGGTGATGCAGCTCCAACTACGTTCAACTTTGGAGGGAATGACGTTCCAACTGTCCCATCTGGTGGATTCAACTTCGGCTAG
- the LOC126592681 gene encoding GATA transcription factor 16-like, which produces MDLRRKVIQDMNVKNVKNKKFCTDCKATETPLWRSGPAGPKSLCNACGIRYRKKIPTVSMCKGPKRWKKDKTYGGSSSTSTITTPATTNTAASASATTTTSTTARKAKIGGSGGGSTGLSESLQVKLVAFGKDVCLQGTPPVQKKRRYQKRRREMGEVEQAAVCLLAMSSHSVFG; this is translated from the exons ATGGATCTGAGAAGAAAG GTAATTCAGGATATGAACGTGAAGAATGTGAAGAACAAGAAGTTCTGCACTGACTGCAAAGCCACTGAGACGCCCTTGTGGAGGAGTGGCCCGGCTGGGCCCAAG tcacTGTGCAATGCTTGTGGGATCAGATACAGGAAGAAAATTCCTACTGTGAGTATGTGCAAGGGACCAAAGAGGTGGAAGAAAGACAAAACATATGGCGGCAGCAGCAGCACCAGTACAATCACCACCCCAGCCACCACAAACActgctgcttctgcttctgccaccaccaccacgagcACCACTGCCAGAAAAGCCAAAATTGGTGGCAGTGGTGGTGGTAGCACAGGCTTGAGTGAGTCACTGCAGGTGAAGTTAGTGGCTTTTGGGAAGGATGTGTGCCTGCAAGGCACACCACCAGTGCAGAAGAAAAGGAGGTACCAAAAGAGGAGGAGGGAGATGGGAGAGGTGGAGCAAGCAGCTGTGTGCTTGCTGGCCATGTCATCTCACTCTGTTTTTGGTTAA